The window TTTATATGTTGGTAAATTTACCACTAGTTTTAACCTCGTTTTTGGAACAAATTACTACCCACGCACCACTCACGTGCCACATCGACAAAAAACACCAAATCCAAACTCCATTTAAGCACTATAAGTTGCATTAAAAGCACTTTAAAAAGGCAGTAAACATATATAATTAATCAATACCGCTTACAATCATTCCGTAATGGATATTTACCCACAAAATATGACAATAAAATCAAGCAGTAATAAAAACAACAAGCGATGAGAATAAGTCATTTAATAACAATTGGTTATGACCACATAAGAAAACGAAAAATAAAGTTATGAATGGCCAATATTAAACAATAAAAAGATAACGGATAATTAACCAGTATATGCTTATATTTATCCAGACAAATACTCAACAAAACACGCTATCGCCACAAAGCATATAAAAGTAACATTTAACACCATGCATTCGTCATCATAATTAAAGTATAAAATCAGAATAAATCACTCAATTCCTATCGATAAATCATGATTTACAACCAGAGAGATCAAAAAGCAAACCACATCAAACTGAAAGTTAATTACATGTTGTTCACACTTCCAACAATCACGATACAAGATCAGCTTGATACCCAATATGAAGCAAAGAATACAAATCATAGTTATGGTGATTAATACTCTCAGTAACATATTGATTTACTAGATCATACGCATCTAATCCCTTACTCTGACAAAGGAAAATATTGATTACCTATAAGGGGTAAGTATGAGCATAAATTTCAATAGTAAAGTTCGCTATAATCGTCTATATCGTTCCAACGGTGACATTAACGAAGCTAGACCATTCCATCCGAGTCAAAAAGGATCTGCAGAACTGACAAGTTTTGAAAGTGATAGAGGTAGAATTATCAATTCTGCAGCCATTCGTCGGTTGCAACAAAAGACTCAGGTGTTCCCTCTTGAAAGGAACTCAGCGGTACGAAGCCGTCTAACTCATTCAATGGAAGTCCAACAAGTTGGTCGATATATCGTTCAAGAAGTTTTTAAGCAATTGAATAAAGAAAAGAAGGAAGAGTACAGATTAGATATTTTGGAACGGCAATTTGAATCTATTGTTGAAATGGCCTGCCTTATGCATGATATTGGTAATCCCCCCTTTGGCCATTTTGGCGAACAGGCGATTAATGATTGGTTTGGAAAGCAGTTATATAAACTAATAAAAACCGACTTACCAGATCCTAGAATCGATCTCCCCGAACCACTTTACCGTGATCTATCAAACTTTGAAGGCAACGCCCAAGGTATTCGGTTAGTCCATACCCTACTCGGGTTGAATCTAACTTACTCTCAAGTATCTGCAATCTTAAAATACACCCGACGTGGCGATCAGCTCAGTCCTAAAGAACTAAAAAAAATTGACCCAACAAGTACCGATGATTTGAGCTACCTGAAGAAGAAAGTCGGCTACTATGTATGTGAAGACGATTTTGTTTCAAAACTACGTTGCTGTTTAAGTATCGAAGAGGGCTGTCGCTCACCATTTTCTTATATTATGGAAGCGGCTGACGATATTTCATACGGTATCGCAGACATTGAAGATGCTGTTGAAAAAAACATTATTAATCGAACCCATTTAGGGCAGATATTAATTAAGGAATACGCAGATCTATTCGCAGAATATGAAAGTGCAACAGCTAATGAAATGGCAGATATTGTAAAACTTGCTTCAGAAAGCGCAGAACGAGCAAAGAATTGTGCGACTAGCCATTTTTTCATAACACTTCGAGTTGAGATCAATAGACGGCTACCCAAATACGCCGCTTCTCAATTTATTGAAAACATCGAAGCCATCTACCACGGACGCTTTAATCGTGCGTTAATTGAAGATAAGAGCACTCAACATGCTTTAGTACAAACATTAAAAAACATTGCCGTAAAATACGCTTTTTGTGCTCCTGAAGTAGAAGCAAGAGAATTACAAGGCTATCGAATTATTACCGGATTACTGGATATATATAAACCTATTCTTAGGCTTGAACGAAATACTTTTGAGCAAATGATTGAAGGAAAAAGAGGTACGCCGCTTTATGAAACTCGATTATTCAAAAAGCTGCCTAACAAACACTTAAGAGCCTATATCAATGCGATGGAGACTGACGCCATCAATGCTCTACCCTATAAATATAATGTTGATATTTGGGAGTTCTATTTTCGCGTCCGACTCATTCAAGATTATATTAGCGGCATGACTGATCAATTTGCATTTGATGAATACCGTGCATTAATGGTGATTGATTAGAGCAACATCTGATGGTATTAATTCTAGTGCAGATAGCAAAAAGCCGTCACAAGGACGGCTTCTTTAAATGATGGCGGTGAGACAGCAGACTTTATCCCCTAATCAACGGATATAAAACTATTTTACTAACTCTAACTTTAAAAAGTATTACTATAGGTATTACTTTAAGAAATGCATTCGTTTTGGCTATGAAGGAATTAACGCCGAGCCACGAATCTAACAATTTTTTAGTGTAACACCAAGTTCTACTTGCTTGCGCTACCCCCTGTTACAGTATTAGCTTTATTGTTGACTTACTGACTATTAGAGAATAGCCATTCAAAGACTATTCGATTGGAACACCTAACATACGCCCTAACACCTCTTTCATCGAATCTTGAAAGTCAGTCATTGATTTCATGTCTGTGATTTGAACTAGGTCTATCCGGCCTTCATCGACGAGATCATTGAGTGTTTCACGAGTTGCTGCTTCTCCAAGTAATTCTTCTAACTCCCCTTTCAAAGGCTTAGGAGAATCATCGTTACCAGAACGCGCTTCAAAAGCTACGCAGTTTTGAAATCCGTTTTTCAGCGCACATAACAGCCAAGCTTCAGATTTTGGTTGGGCAA is drawn from Photobacterium profundum SS9 and contains these coding sequences:
- the dgt gene encoding dGTPase, whose amino-acid sequence is MSINFNSKVRYNRLYRSNGDINEARPFHPSQKGSAELTSFESDRGRIINSAAIRRLQQKTQVFPLERNSAVRSRLTHSMEVQQVGRYIVQEVFKQLNKEKKEEYRLDILERQFESIVEMACLMHDIGNPPFGHFGEQAINDWFGKQLYKLIKTDLPDPRIDLPEPLYRDLSNFEGNAQGIRLVHTLLGLNLTYSQVSAILKYTRRGDQLSPKELKKIDPTSTDDLSYLKKKVGYYVCEDDFVSKLRCCLSIEEGCRSPFSYIMEAADDISYGIADIEDAVEKNIINRTHLGQILIKEYADLFAEYESATANEMADIVKLASESAERAKNCATSHFFITLRVEINRRLPKYAASQFIENIEAIYHGRFNRALIEDKSTQHALVQTLKNIAVKYAFCAPEVEARELQGYRIITGLLDIYKPILRLERNTFEQMIEGKRGTPLYETRLFKKLPNKHLRAYINAMETDAINALPYKYNVDIWEFYFRVRLIQDYISGMTDQFAFDEYRALMVID